In Myxococcota bacterium, the DNA window CGCATCCTCGACTACGGCTACCCGAAGGTGCACGGGCCGGTGAACACCACCTACGGCGTGCAGCATCCGCTCGAGGTGGGCAGCGTCGCCGGGCTCGATGCCTACGTGGGCTCGCCCTGGGGCCAGTACTACTTCGCCGCACCCGCGGTGGCGTGGTCCGACGGAGCCGACGGCTTCGCCGCGCGGACCTGGCGCATGCGGGTGCCCTTCGTGCTCGCTGGCTGGTGCGGCGTGTTGTTGCTCGGCGTCGTCGGGGCCGCGGGCTGGCGTCGGCTCGGAGCCTCGGTCCCGCTGTTCTGGTGCGGTTACGGCGTCGCGCTGATGGCGAACGTCTCCCTCCAGCTCCATCTGCGCGAGGTTCGCTACTACCCGCTCGTCGTCCTGGCCCTGGGTCTGGTCGCCGCCCTCGAGCTGCGTCGGCACGCATCGCCTTCCCAGGGGGCCCCGCGACCCGCGACGCTCGTGTTGGCGGGCGTTCTGTGGCTCCTCTTCAACCTGTTCTATCCCGCCTACGCGGCCGTCACGCTGGCGGCCGGAGCCATCTACGCGCTGCGCGCGCTTCCCGAACCGGGGTGGGTCGCCCGCCTGCGCCGCTTCGGCGCGGAAGCCGGCCCCTACCTGGTCGCCGGACTCGCGGTCCTGCCGATGGCGCTCTTCTACCAGATCCCCCAGCAGAGCCAGGCCTTTCTCACCGCCTTCCGCGGCGAAGGCCACGCCTGGTGGCCTCGCTTTCTCGACGGGGGGGCCTACCTGCTCCGCTACGAATGGTGGGCGGTTGCGATCGTCGGCGTGGGATGGGCGGCCTGGGGGCACCTCCGACGTGGTGGGCCGGACGCGGCCACGCGACCCGTGCTGGCCGGCTGCGGCTCCGTTCTGCTCGTGGTCGCGGTGTGGTGGGCCCTGGTCGCGCGCACCCCGTTCTTCTACGAGCGCTACTACGTGGCGCTCTCGCCGCTCCTGGCCTGCGTCGGCGTGCTCGCGGCGGGGCTCTTGTGGCAGCAGCGCTCGGCAGCCTCGGCCCGTGTGGCCGGCGGCGTCCTCGCCGTGCTCTGCCTCTTCTCACTCCACGCCCGCACGCCCGACCTGGCGGGCCGTTGGAGCGGGATGGGCGAGCGCTACCGCGGGCCGCTCGATGTCGCCGTGCGGTTCGTTGCCGACCTGCCTCCGCAAGAACGGCCGCTCGTGGTCTCGACGAACTACGAGGACCACAGCTTCATGTTCTACCTGGGCGCGAAGGCGGTATTGGGCTTCTACGCGCCGGATCGTGTCGGTGACCGCGCCGTGCTGCCCGACGTGATCATTCCCCGGCCCTGGGCGAAGAACCAGAAAGCGCTGATCGACCAGGCCCGCCGGGCGTCCTTCGAGGCCCACGAGCTGCCGGTCGCCAACCTCAAGGCGAACAACGTTCCGTCGCTGTCCGAGCGCAACCAGGCGAAGCTGGTACACCGCTTCGTCTCCCCCCCGCCAGACGCCGGTTTCGGGCCTCTGCGTATCTACGTGCGGCAAGAACCCTGAGACGGGGCAGGGCGCTTGTTGGGCCCGGGGTGGGTGGTTAGACTGCTCGCGTTCCCGCTCCATCCCCAGTCCAAGTCCCAGTTCCACTGGCCTTCCGTGGGCGCCCCCCTGCCGTCGTGACCCACGTTCGAGGGATCCCCCGATGTTCTCGGTCATCCAATTGCCGGGTTCGAACGACGATCGCGATCTGCATTTCGCGATGAAGTCCGTCCTGGGCGCACCGGCGAAGCTGGTGTGGCACAAGGATGCGGCGCTGCCCGCCGACACCGCCGGGGTGCTGATCCCCGGTGGCTTCTCCTATGGCGACTACCTGCGCGCCGGCGCGATGGCGCGCTTCGCTCCGATCCTCGCCGACGTGAAGCGCTTCGCCGACAACGGCGGCCCGGTCCTCGGCATCTGCAACGGCTTCCAGATCCTCTGCGAGTCCGGGCTCCTGCCCGGCGCGTTGGTGCGCAACCACCATCTCCACTTCGTCTGCGAGGAGGTCATCCTGCGCGTCGAGCACGCCAGGGCGCCGTTCACCTCGCGCGCGCGCCAGGGACAGACCCTCCGGATCCCGATCAAGCACGGCGAGGGGGCCTACCACGCTTCGCCCGAGCTGCTCGAGCGGATCGAGGCGAACGGCCAGGTGCGGCTGCGCTACGTGGACGCGGCCGGTGAGGCGACGCCGGCGGCGAACCCGAACGGCAGCGTCGCGAACATCGCGGGCGTGACGAGCGAGCGCGGCAACGTGCTCGGTCTGATGCCCCACCCGGAGCATGCCGTCGAGGCGGGGCTCGGGGGGGAGGACGGTCGCGTCGTGCTCGGCTCGCTCGTCGATGCGCTGGCGGGCTCCCATTGACCGAGCTGCGCGAACCCACCGTCGATCTCGCACTGGCCCGCGAGCACGGTCTGACCGACGCCGAGTACGCCCGCATCCAGGAGCTACTCGGCCGGGTCCCCAGCTTCTCCGAGCTCGGCATCTTCTCGGTGATGTGGGCGGAGCACTGCTCCTACAAGTCCAGCAAGAAGTATCTGAAGCAGCTGCCCACCGAAGGGCCGCAGGTGTTGCAGGGCCCCGGCGAGAACGCGGGTGTCGTGTCGATCGGGGACGGCCTCGCGGTCGTCTTCAAGATCGAAAGCCACAACCATCCCTCGTTCATCGAGCCGAAGCAGGGCGCCGCGACCGGCGTCGGCGGCATCCTGCGCGACGTGTTCACGATGGGTGCACGTCCGATTGCGTCCCTCGACTCGCTGCGCTTCGGTCCCCTCGACGACCCGCTGCATCAGTACCTGCTGCGCGGCGTCGTGTCGGGCGTGGGCGGCTACGGCAACCCGGTGGGCGTCGCCACCGTCGGAGGGGAGACCACCTTCCACGAGTGCTACCGCGGCAACATCCTGGTGAACGCCTTCAACCTCGGACTGGTCGAGGTGGACAAGATCTTCCTCGCGAAGGCGGCGGGGGTCGGCAACCCGGTGATCTACGCGGGCAGCAAGACCGGCCGCGATGGGATCCACGGGGCGAGCCTGCTCGCCTCGGCCGAGTTCGACGAAGAGAGCGAGGCGAAGCGCCCGACGGTGCAGGTGGGTGACCCGTTCACCGAGAAGTGCCTGATCGAAGCTTGCCTGGAGCTGATGCAGACCGACGCGATCGTCGGGATCCAGGACATGGGCGCCGCCGGCCTGACCTGCTCTTCCTTCGAGATGGCCAGCAACTCGGGCACCGGCATCGAACTCGACCTCGACCGCGTGCCCCAGCGCGAGAAGGGCATGACGCCCTACGAGCTGCTCCTGTCCGAGAGCCAGGAACGCATGCTGATGGTCGCGAAGGCCGGTCGTGAGGACGAAGTCTGCGCGATCTTCGAGCGCTGGGACCTCGACGCTTGCGTGGTCGGGCGCGTCACCGACGACGGCCGCATGCGCATCCAGTGGCAGGGTCACCCGGTGGTCGACATCCCGGTCGCGCCCGTGGCCCACGAGAGCCCGGAGCTGGACCGCCCGGTGCGCGAGCCCGCCGACCGGCTCGAGCGCCAGAAGCTCGACCTCGCGTCGGTCGCGCCCGAGGACGACCTCACCGGAGCCCTCCACGCGCTCCTCGACGATCCGAACCTCGCGTCGAAGCAGTGGCTGTACCGCCAGTACGACCAGCTCGTCCAGGGGAACACCCTGATCGGTCCGGGGGGCGACGCCGCCCTGGTGCGCATCAAGCGCGAAGACGGCACGACGACCACGAAAGCGGTGGCCCTCGCCGTCGACTGCAACCCGCGCTGGTGCTGGCTCGATCCCTACCAGGGAGCGATCGCCGCCGTCGCCGAAGCCGCGCGCAACGTCGCCTGCACCGGCGCCCGCCCGCTGGCCCTCACCAACTGTCTCAACTTCGGCAACCCGGAGAAGCCCGAGATCATGTGGGAGTTCGCCGAGGCGACGCGCGGCATGGGCGACGCGTCCCGCGCCCTCGGCACCCCGGTCGTGTCGGGGAACGTCTCCTTCTACAACGAGACCTCCGGTCGCGCGATCTTCCCCACGCCGACGATCGGGGTGGTCGGCGCTCTCGAAGACTGGGCGCATCACGCGAAGGCGGCGTTCCCGGGGCCCGACCACGACATCGTGCTGCTCGGGGACACCCGGGAAGAACTCGGTGGCAGCAGCTGGCTCGCCCTGCGTCGCGACATCGAGGCCGGCACCCCCCCGACCGTCGACCTGGCCCACGAGCGCCGGCTGACGGATCTGCTGGTCGAAGGCGTCGCTTCCGGCGAAATCACCAGCGCCCATGACACCTCCGACGGCGGCCTCGCCGTGGCCCTGGCGGAATGCTGCTTCACCGGGCCCGCGCTCGTCGGTGCCCACGTCGCGCTCGACGATGCGATCCGCCCGGATGCGCTGCTGTTCGGGGAGACTCCCGGTCGCGTCGTCGTGACCACGCGGGATGCCGCGGCACTGCTCGCCGTCGCCGAGCGGCACGGCGTGCCGGCCCGAAAGATCGGCCGCACGGGCGGGAGCCGCCTAGTGGTGGGCGCGCCCGACCGCGCGGCCTGGATCGAGGCCGAGGTCAGCGCGCTCCAGCAGCGCTGGGAGCGGGCGATCCCGCGGCGTCTGGGCGAAGCGGAAACCGGATCTGCGGAAAGCTGAAGGTGCGGCCCGTGCGCGCCGAAAGAAGGACGAGCCCGCAATGACGATGTCCCGAGAAGAACTGGCGGAACTGGTCGAGGCGCATCTCGACGATCGCTTCCACGACGAATGCGGCGTCGTGGCGGTTCA includes these proteins:
- the purQ gene encoding phosphoribosylformylglycinamidine synthase subunit PurQ, which produces MFSVIQLPGSNDDRDLHFAMKSVLGAPAKLVWHKDAALPADTAGVLIPGGFSYGDYLRAGAMARFAPILADVKRFADNGGPVLGICNGFQILCESGLLPGALVRNHHLHFVCEEVILRVEHARAPFTSRARQGQTLRIPIKHGEGAYHASPELLERIEANGQVRLRYVDAAGEATPAANPNGSVANIAGVTSERGNVLGLMPHPEHAVEAGLGGEDGRVVLGSLVDALAGSH
- the purL gene encoding phosphoribosylformylglycinamidine synthase subunit PurL: MTELREPTVDLALAREHGLTDAEYARIQELLGRVPSFSELGIFSVMWAEHCSYKSSKKYLKQLPTEGPQVLQGPGENAGVVSIGDGLAVVFKIESHNHPSFIEPKQGAATGVGGILRDVFTMGARPIASLDSLRFGPLDDPLHQYLLRGVVSGVGGYGNPVGVATVGGETTFHECYRGNILVNAFNLGLVEVDKIFLAKAAGVGNPVIYAGSKTGRDGIHGASLLASAEFDEESEAKRPTVQVGDPFTEKCLIEACLELMQTDAIVGIQDMGAAGLTCSSFEMASNSGTGIELDLDRVPQREKGMTPYELLLSESQERMLMVAKAGREDEVCAIFERWDLDACVVGRVTDDGRMRIQWQGHPVVDIPVAPVAHESPELDRPVREPADRLERQKLDLASVAPEDDLTGALHALLDDPNLASKQWLYRQYDQLVQGNTLIGPGGDAALVRIKREDGTTTTKAVALAVDCNPRWCWLDPYQGAIAAVAEAARNVACTGARPLALTNCLNFGNPEKPEIMWEFAEATRGMGDASRALGTPVVSGNVSFYNETSGRAIFPTPTIGVVGALEDWAHHAKAAFPGPDHDIVLLGDTREELGGSSWLALRRDIEAGTPPTVDLAHERRLTDLLVEGVASGEITSAHDTSDGGLAVALAECCFTGPALVGAHVALDDAIRPDALLFGETPGRVVVTTRDAAALLAVAERHGVPARKIGRTGGSRLVVGAPDRAAWIEAEVSALQQRWERAIPRRLGEAETGSAES